The stretch of DNA GACACAGGTAGTTCATCGCTTCCTCCATTGTGATGAAACGGTAACGATTCCTGGTAGTCGTTCGGCGCAGCCGGAAATCGACAATGCAGCAACTATTGGGCAAAAATTGGGAAGGTCGATTTGTAGACCTCAGGGAATTTATGAGGCCAATAAGCTCTGCCTACTATAATGGTTTATGCGATGAGCATTCGGGGGAAGGCCCGGTCTTCCTGGAAGCTTTACGGTAATTTTCCGTCTTGGGAGCGCTTAGACATGCCACTCATCTTTATCAGCTATCGCCGGCAGGACGCGCGGGGTGATGCCGGGAGGCTTGCGGACGACTTGCAGGAAGCGTTCGGCGAGGAACAAGTTTTTCGCGATATTGACGCTATCGAAGCGGGCGTCGATTTCGTCCAGGCGATCGACGAGGCGGTCGGCTCTTCCAAAGTGCTGCTCGCGGTGATCGGTCCGGGATGGGCCACCGAGAGTGAGCGCCGAAGGCTCGATGACCCTAACGATTTTGTACGTCTGGAAATCATTTCCGCGCTCGAGCGAAAAATTCGCGTCATACCGGTGCTGGTCGGAGACGCGAAAATGCCACGGGCGGATGAGTTACCCGCCCCGCTGGCGCCGTTCGCTCGTCATCAGGCGCACGAGGTTTCGGATAAGCGCTGGAAATTCGATATCGAAGCGCTCAGCAAAATTATCGAAAAAGCGGGAGTCAAGCGACGCAACGGAGGCCGCGTCGTAACCGACAGGATTAGCCGCAAAGCCATCTGGGCAAGCGCGCTGCTCGTTTTTGCTCTCGCCGGTTATGCGTCCGGGGTAAAAGACAACCAGGGACTGGGCGCACTGGTCGCGCTGTTACTTGGGGCGTTGGTACTGGGCATCGTCGCCAGCTACGACATTGCCGCGCACCGCGCAACCGGTCGCTGGCTGGCCATCGGCACCATCGCGCTTGCGGGGATCGTGACCCTGGCATTGATCCCCCAATTCAGCCACGTTCCGCCTTTTCACGAAAGCCCGCCCCAACCGGCGCCGCCAGCGCCTGCCCCAATCTCCGCGCCAGTCCAGTCTGGCCTGACCACGGGCGCCGGCAGCTTGACGTGTGGTTGCCACGGCTACGTCGAGTTTGGAACCGTGCGACCAAACGGGCGTTGCGCCAGCGGCTATGAAGTCGTGATGGCGTGCGGATGGGCTTGCGACGCCGGCGGTATGGCATGGGGCGCGCTATGCCAATAATCGATTGAAAGGAAGAAGGGCGGCCAGGCTCGCTTTCCATGCGACGCAGGCCGGGCAGGTCGAGCTTTGTTATGGATATAAATGGCCCTTTCCCCTTCTCTCGCGCTTTTTAACTCCGGCGATGCGCTCGTCAAAAATCGAACTGGCTGCGCAGCGTAATCGCTTCTTCGTCCTGGACGCTGACGCCATTGGAGGTGACGTTCTGTTCGAAATCGGTCTTGACATAGTTCAGGAGAAAACGGGTGTTGGGGTTCACGATCCATTTGAGACCCAGCGTGAAGGCCTCGGCCTCGCTCGAGAATCCCGCGGGAAGCACGCCGGTTCCGACCGCTCTGGTGGCGCGGAAGTCGGAGGCGTCGAATTCACTGTAGCGTAAACCTATTTCCCATGCTCCCCAACCTGGGCTGCCCAGTGCGAAAGTAGCCTTGGGCTTGATGCGATCGAAGCGCCCGCCTCTGTACGAATCGGCGTAGTTCTCGCCCGTGATCAGCCAGAGCACGCTCGCGTAGTACGCGTCGATCTCACTGTCGAAACCGGTTCCCGCGAGGCTGGCGCCCTCCAGATTCGCTCTCGCGTACTCGCCTTGCAGCTTGACGGGACCCAGAGCCAATACCGTTTCAAAGGCGCCCCGCGTTCTTTCAATTTCGCCGGTCGTGGTATTGAACGCATTCGGGTTAAAGAACGTCAGGCCGCGGCCTTCGGTGCGC from Burkholderiales bacterium encodes:
- a CDS encoding toll/interleukin-1 receptor domain-containing protein — encoded protein: MPLIFISYRRQDARGDAGRLADDLQEAFGEEQVFRDIDAIEAGVDFVQAIDEAVGSSKVLLAVIGPGWATESERRRLDDPNDFVRLEIISALERKIRVIPVLVGDAKMPRADELPAPLAPFARHQAHEVSDKRWKFDIEALSKIIEKAGVKRRNGGRVVTDRISRKAIWASALLVFALAGYASGVKDNQGLGALVALLLGALVLGIVASYDIAAHRATGRWLAIGTIALAGIVTLALIPQFSHVPPFHESPPQPAPPAPAPISAPVQSGLTTGAGSLTCGCHGYVEFGTVRPNGRCASGYEVVMACGWACDAGGMAWGALCQ